CACCTCACCATAGTAAGCTTGGCGGCAAGAATGAAGGTACTTAAGATTTTGTTTGTGTGTACATGCTAGGTGTCCAGGACGCATTGCCATGTAGTGATATTTTTGTGTTCTGATTCAAATTTTGTAGCCAGCGTTTTTTGTAAGTGGCAATTGCACTTGTGTACGTACATAGGTATTAATTTAGTTTTTCTTTATTTAACTTCCTCAGCAACGATATTGTTCCTATAAGTCCAATGCAAAAGTGAATGTAAACATGATGGAAATTGAATGCCAATCTTAGAGTGCAGTATTATTTGAAATTATCCCTCCACCAGTTTTAGTGTTATTTGAGAGATCTTGGATCTATTGAGAGATGCCGCAGAATGGCCTTAAAGGCTTTTATATGCAGATATTTAATTGACAGCAAATACTTTCTTGGAtttttctttctgtcttctcTCTCATATGTACTATCTTATTTTATTAAAAGTGAGACTGTTCCAGGAACTAGGTGCCGTTGTTGGGTGTATCATTCCCTTTTCACCTCTAGAATATAAGATTGAGTACAGTTCAAACTGAAGCCCTCcctgttttctgtctgtcttgTCTCTTTATGAAATAGGTTGGCTGGTTTTAATCCAAATCCAAAAGATTCTGGCTGAATGCACAAAAAAGTCTACTCTGAATTGGCAATTAATTTTGACCCCACTGAGTGGTTGATGGCAAAAGTGTAAGGATTTAAGCACATTTTGTTGTAAAACACTATATGTTTTAGTTGGAATATTAACATCTAACCAATATGTGCTTGACACAGGTGTGTTTGATACTTGAGATGGCTGTCAATAATGTATTCTGTTCCCTCAGACTAACAtgcttttgtaatttttattttaaaacctgTAATATCCTAAGTTCAGACGCTTTTTATAGAAATCTAAACCtttcatgctgtttttttttaatcaacattAGTTTTTCTTACTAAACTGAATTTCTTACTTGACTTCTAGCAACTTGTACTATTAATGCAGTTTTCCCATAGTCTCATTGCTTTGAAAGTTAATACTAGTTTGAGTATTGTAGGCAAAATCAGCTAACCAGAAGAAAAGGTTTTACTAGATAAACAAAATATTTGATAATCTATTATCCAATGTTATGTTAAATCCGTGGACAGAGAGGCTTTTCTCCTATGTTCATAGCttgatgttttgtcaccataatcTATTGAATCACTTAACTGATACACACAATGGTGCTAAGAGACTTATGAGGTTATAACTTTCCATCAGAAGAACATTCTAATGTTTTGAAATGCTGCATTGAATGTATGATATTGAGATTTAGGTTTGTGTGAGAACAATAATTTCATATTAGCTCGATTATATGTTAATAGTCAATATTAGCGAAAAGTTGAAACCAAAAGTTTGTTCTATTAGTTGTAACCTTGGTAAGATGTTTAGGAATATTTTACTAAAAATAATGAATACCTTCATTACAACTTATTTTTATGTTTATTTAGTTCTgtactgagagaaaaaaagtctTATTTTAACCATCTACATTGAGATCTCCAATAATGAGGAATCAAAAGGTTTTTGTTTTGTCATTGCACTGAAATTGATGACCTTTCTTTTATAacttggcagtgcattccatattccATGCTCCTGAAAGACCTTGATATAAAAAACCTCAGAGAATTGGAAGACCTGATTATTGAAGCAATTTATACTGATATAATACAAGGCAAACTTGATCAGCGAAATCAGCTTCTTGAAGTTGACTTTTGCATTGGCCGAGATCTCCAAAAGCAAGACATCAGCAGCATTGTAAAAACTCTCCAGGAATGGTAATTGACTTTTTGTTCTATGATGTGGAACTTTTCTTTACAGTAATAATGTATAAGGAAAATTTGAGACAATTACAAAAATCTTCATATTGATGGGAAACTTACTTGCTTTCATATGATTTCATACCTATATTGATGTGAAGGTAAGTTTAGAAAAATTTGGCCATTAAATGTGATCCTGCTAAAATGAATCGTCGGATAGAAAGGGCTAATTTTATGTCGTTTTTGCTACCTCGAAATCCTAAAGTATAGATGATTCCCTCTGAGTACtcagttctttcagatttttactGTAATTAATTGATGTTAAtgctattgttttttttaaattgaagcaTGTGTTCAGCATTTGTATCATCTTGTATCATTGGCATTTGCTAATCACTCCCAACAAAAATAAGCTGATAGGTGTGTTCTGAACAAAAGTGACAGATACTGGAAGTAAATGTTTAATGTCTGAAAAATAGGGATGTTCCAAAAATATAAGCATATTGATGTTTTTGTGCACTAAACTGTATTCATGATATTTGGTGAACTGTAATGGAAAAATAGTCTGTCAATGAATGTACGTTTTGTTAATTGTGCAACTTCTTTAAACCTGAAAATTACAGCTTTTCTGAAATGCAGCTGTACTgtaattgcattttttttgtagTTTATGAAAAAACATTCATGAATTAACTTCAGTATCTTTTTTAGAATGTATTTGTCTATGACCACTTTATGCAAATATCCTATTCTAACAGGTGTCCTGTTTCTTGACAGGTGTGATTGCTGTCAAGCGGTTCTCCTGGGCATTGAGCAACAAGTGCTCCGTGTAAATCAGTATAAAGAAGGCCACACAAAAACACAACAGCAAGTAGAAACTGAGGTGAGTTCAGGGGGTAAAATTTACATGATTGACATGACAATCCTGCTTCCATTGGTTATGTAAAATTTTAATCTGATGGAAGTTTTCTTTAAATCTGCATACTGTAAGATTACAAAAAACAATTAAAATATGAAAATACCTTTCAACAATCAAGTAATTTGTAAAGCATTGGTGTAAAGATTTttcatttgtcatttttttaaaatctggtttTGTATTGTCCACCCtaagtgatttttgtttttattccaccTAACTTTGCAGTACTGCTTTTGAACTAGTTGGAGAAACAACACACACTAACAGTAGATAAGAGTTGCTCTGTAAACAAGGGCACTTGATCTGGCATTATTGGGAAATATTACTTGTCAATGATTTGAATTGCTTTTTGACAACTTAACTGCATTTTTGTCACCAGGTTAGACATCAGCTTCACTGAAAGTAATATTATCCAGGCATGATGCGTAGTTAACCTCCTTCACTAAACCCTCTATAAAAACCCATAATAGGTTAGTGGAAAGGCTCCAATAATGCTGTGTACTACCAAGAAGTGTCTCCTCTACAGGCTAAATAGCAGATTAATCACTTACCAAATTTTGCAAATAAGAAGTGTCTCACTCGACTTTGCAGGTTcctattcattcaataaattaatctATCCCTATCAACGATTGTTCCTTTTAATTAAGACTTCCATTTGAAAGAAGAAATTTTCATCCTGTCAAAAAAATCTTCAAACACTTTTTTTCCTCATCCTTTGGAACTTCATTTAAGAAACAAATGTTACTATTTATGGTGTTGGTGTTAAAAATAATGCTTTGTCACAACAGTTGAAATTATTTCTTGTAATGTTTAGTTAACTTGAGTTTGTGATTATCTGAACTTTACATGTTATAAAGATTAATTAGTAATTTATAAATTTGCTGGATATGGGACCTTGCCACGTTCTCAAGTCTTACAATGTAACAGTGGTTCACTCCAAAGGTATCTAATTTGCCTTAAAGTACATTGAAATGTCTTAGTCATGGACAGTGCCATATATTTTTCAGTCCTTTTGGAAGTGACTGCATTGCAAAAGTAATTCATTAGTGGTGATATCAGATTGTGCACAGAGCGTTTTTCAATGCAGAACAATATATGTGTTTACTCACTGCCGCCACCCCAACTCTTGAATCTTGAAGGTTTGcatgaagatttgtagcttggatgTCAGTTGCTGTGTTTGTGGCTATGTGAAGAGAAGATCTCTATGGAGTATTCACCAAGAATGGACACTCCCATGACTTCATTTGCAGATGCTTAGCAGACAAACAACGTGATGAGAACATGCCACAACCTAACACACTAGCCACACAATCTTGTATAAAAAATGTCTGTGAACTAACAGCCAGACTTCTCTGACCACTctgattcatgacagcccataaaccgacagctgcactccaacaactcaccaaaaCAAAAGACCCTGTACCTATCATGTTCAAGACCTAACATAATTCACAACATTCCTTGCTCAGACTACCCAAAATACTATACAGGGCAAACAGGCAGACCACTAGCAAtccacatccacgaacaccaactagtcactaaaagccacgaccagctatccctagtagccatgcaCACAGATGACAAGACCTAGTCCCAATGTACCAGCCACTAAACGAATTATTGGAAccggcaactggaagcagcaggaatggaacctaTTAAATTCAAGAAGACACATTATAGCAGCGCTTCAAGGAGATCTCTCATAGATggaatgaaacatctgcaaatcaacttcccagctcaacgAACATACCCACAACGACGGCAACTCTTGTATCTTATTGAAGTAGTTTCTATACTTTTTAAGTAAAATGGTTCCATGTGTTTTGTTGTAAATTCTTATGACATTAGTGAATACCATAAGTAGATGGTCAGTTGAGCTGGATTTATTTCTTAATTTATTAACAAGATGAGTTAAACCAGCACTTGGTGCCCGTTTAATTGTTAATATACAGTTATGCACCTAAAGTTCAACTGCATTGATGTGGTTctagagtcacgtgtaggccagaccaggtagggatggcagatttgcTTACCTGAAGGGTATTTGTGAACCTCTATTTAAAGAATTGctattaggctagcttttaattccagatgctttttaaaaactgaattcgcatgttaccatctgccatggtgtaATTCAAATCCATTTCCCCAGAACATTTAACCTGGGGTTCTGGATAACTAAtatagtgacattaccactctgCTACTGCCTCGCCACATGCTGAAAAATGTATTCTTCCAATTCAATATTTTATTCCCTACCTTAAAACAAGTCCTTAGGATTGTAGAGTTTTGGACCGTCACGAAGATCAGgaaaatcacaatgtaattgcaaatctttttgttttcattgaatCTTTCTTTTAAATTGTTGTTCTTTACCATTGGACTTCTGAAACCTAACAACTTTTCCCTGAGGTGTAGATTTTGATGCCCATCACCTGGCAATACTAAGAAACAGTAGTTGCAGCTTAGGCAAAAATAATCTGATATACTAATCTATTTTCTGTTCAATAAAAGTTCCAAATAAAAGTAGGATCTGGAGAAATTTGTacgattttttttctctaacacAGTTGCTTCATTGTAACAATATCTTCAGTTATAATAGTTAGACATTATAATTGGGATTTGAAGGTGACATTTGCTAAGAGATGGAGCAAGTAGGTAACAGTCTATATTTCAATGTGTGTATAATAAGCATGCATGAACAGATATGTAGCTGGCATGGGAGACTCATGGATTTAATAAATTATATTTAAAGGTAAATGCTGTGTATCATGATTTCATCTTctacaataaaaaaaacataaattttGATGGTGGAGACTTTTTATTTTTAAGGTGGCGAACATAAAGAAGACATTGAAGGCAACAGCATCTACCTCAACCCAAGATCCTGATCAACATCCGATGGATCGTGACACTCCACAGCTTGTTGAACAGCGTCCATCTACAAAAAAATTGTCAAAATCTAAAAGTTTATCATCTAGCCGTCATTAGAAGAATAAGTTGGCAGAATTATTCCAGTGCTTAATAGGGAAGCTGGAACTGAGAAGAAATGGAAACAATGAATCGCGCAATGGTTCTCCTAAATGGCACATGGAAAAGAAGTGTGAACAATTTTCCTTgtgcatttgcaattttttttgtaataCAGATTTTATAATGGAAAGCTAACTACTGAATCATCCTTTCCCACTAAAAGGTACCGGTTGCAAACTGACTTCTAAAGTAATAAAAGATTTTTGTATTGCATATGTTCATATTTGTTCACTATTCCCTGCAGTGGCTGATTTTAATATGTTGGTGCAGAATAACTTCTGTGGTAGAATGAAGTCACTTTAGAAGTAGCTATCTTTTTTTATTAGCATTCTTCAGAATAAGCTAATGACTTGTGTTGCACGTAACACATTTAAAATACGTTGCTCCACAAATCTGGTGTTCACTAATCTCACTGATCTTAAGAAGAGCCAGTGGATTTGAAATATAATTGCTCAAGAATGTATAAAGAAATGAAATACAGTACTGGGTTGTTAGATGCAATTATTAGTTTATTTCtcattaaattttttttaacatcctggaattccatttGAAAATGCCATTTCAAAACATAAGTTGATCAATGCATAACTTTATGCATCGATAATCTTATCGTTAAATATGACTATATTTATCCACGGAAAAGCCAAAGCTCATCTCCTAAAGCTAATGTGATGTTTGAGACAGCAGTCTAGAAATTAACGTGCAAACCACCGTTTCTGGCAGCATTACTTTAGGGTTTATGCCACTTGGTAGATGAGGATTGAATCACCTCAAAAGATGAGGGCAGTACAAAGATGAAACTAGTATGTTCCCTGCGAGTGCTAAAGTAACTTGTACTGGTACAATCCTGATGCTACTATCATATCAGTTACTGTGACACTGGATTCAAAACCTCACTTATGGAAGTCCAACATACAAATCTATATGTCATACATCAAAATGCAGCTATAAGATAGAACTTGAATCAGTGCAATTAAAAGGTTGCTATACACCTTGCATCTGATGTGATTTTTAGTAATGATTGCTTGTGCAAAGGTTGTTGATGCTCTATGTTGGTTTCCTGAGGTCTTTAATGCCACTTCAATCTTCCATTAGCACCAGGGAATGGGATAATAAAATCAGAGAAACCAATTTTTTCAAGGACAGCAGGAAGTGAATAGAGAGAAgaaccaatgaaataaagtgTAGTCACTGATGTAAAATCTAAAATGCAGCTAATGTTAGCTCAAACTGCTGCAAATAGTGATGTGATAATGTCCAAATAAACTTTCTTGATTTGAGTGAGAAAAATTGGTCAGGGCtaactgctgtgtttcctacatgaATGactataaaatgccacattggctTTAAAACTCTCAAGTTGTGCAGCAATTTGAAAAGCAGTATATGCATCAAAGTTATTCTTCTATTTTCATTCACTTGAAAGCATGTATATCCTAAAAGCACTATACAGTGCCTACGTTGCaaggactgctgcagttcaaggaGACAGCAATTGGAATGGACCACAGGTAGTTATTTGGCAAGGAAATGTTTTCAAATCTATTTTGTGTCAATGTTAAAGTTTAAGATTGATTTAATTAATATTCCTCCAACATATAGCAAGGTCTACATCAGAAAAAAAGAAGCAATTGACAGTGCAATTAGTGAAGAATTGTACATAATTGTCTCCAAAcaatgcagttttggttgccttatGTAATAAATTTGTAATCTAAAATGAGTGATATGATTACTGTGTGTAAGCCAAATTAgcttaacatttgttgtgaaatTGACGTAATTTGTTACTAAGGAAGATTTTTGCTTGAAATTGTGCATAATTGCCCAATTATGAGAGAGAATTATTTATTAAGAAAATTTCAGTGGATTCAACTTGATGAATTTTGTGACCTCTACCAAGTAGAacaacaaggacagcagatgcaggaGAACATTAGCACCTGCAACATTGCCCTAAGTCTCACACCATCCCACCTTGGAACTATACCAAACTCCTGGAGCTcgctccctaacagcattgtggtgtCTGCGCATCCGTAATGACTTGGAGCAGTTCAACATCACCACTTccagggcaattatggatgggaaTTAAATGTTCATGCAGCAGTGATGCCCACGTTCCAgaaatgaagaaagcatttatttttctcttcaaaAAACGTTTTCTTATAGATGAATTGAGTGTAGTTTAATTTAGGAAGAGGTGATATGGtaaatacattttggaagaaataCCTACTCCTTTGAATAAAATGTCACTGATTCTTAGACACAATTTTCCTACTGCCAAGGCGATTGCAAGTTTTCATTCCATGTACAGACCTTCCCTTTATCCCTTTTAAAAATTGCGTTAAGCCTCCGTTTGATATCGTATATGTATATGTATTATTTTCTGGAGCATTTCAATATAAATGACACTAATGATGTCAAATGTTTTCAAATAATCGTGATCCCCAAGGATCATCAAGTGATTTAGTTCCTTGTAAAGAAGTTTATCATACCAATTGCATCAAAAGCTCTAACAGACAATTTCTGCAGAATGTCTTTTGTAACAATTGCATTTTATAGAGGCTAATATGATTGGCTATAAATAGTGAACATATTAAGTCTTCCCATTATAGATTGAGCCAGGAATATTTTTCACCACTTACAGCTTCCTGACTGGGATTACAAAGAAGCCTGTATATTGAGGGATTGGAAAATTTACATGGATAATTGAGAACTAGTGATGGATGACTGTTAGTTTATTATAACAATATTATTTCCAAATTGGCATTAATGCTCATTTAAGTTATTCAGAAGGAATTGGATTGATTCCTTGTTCAACAGAAAGTTGAAGGAATAAGGGTTTGGAATGCAAAACGTTTCTCAACCAAGTGGTCAGATTAGATTCTAAAATAAGTCCTGCAAAACTGAGCAAACTGCTTTTCCTTTGcagtttaaaaagaaatcatGCAATGGGTTCATCAGCAGCAAAACCAGTAGCTGCTGCCCATCTCTGGATGAAGGTGATGATCAGCTggcttcttaaaccactgcagtcttgTAGTGCTGTTAGAGAGTTAGTTCCtggattttatttcatattttttttctaaatgttcattttttgtgtgtgtgtggaagccACTTAGGCTACTGTGGAGAAAGTGGTTCTTTGAACCGTTCTGATCATAATAATATTTATtgtagaagcaaattactgcagatgttggaatcggtactgaaagaaaatgctgaaaatcctagcagatcaggtagcatctgtggagagagcaagctaacattttcaatttaaataactacatcagagctctgatgaagagtcaaccAGACTCGACGTTAGCTTTCTCtcctgcctgacccactgtgatttccaccATTTTTTTATTGtcaattgagtcatagagatgtatagcacagaaacagacccttcagtccaactcatccatgccagccagatatctaaactaatctagttccatttgcccgcACTTGACCCATATTATGGTAAATTTGAATAACTTATTAAAATATTCCTTGTTAAAGTGTtaaagattctggaaatctgagaaTGAGTCTGAAGACATGAAACGCCAGCTGGATGATTTGTTTCTTAACAGCCGTTGCCTGACCTTCTGATTATtgc
The Hemiscyllium ocellatum isolate sHemOce1 chromosome 13, sHemOce1.pat.X.cur, whole genome shotgun sequence DNA segment above includes these coding regions:
- the cops7a gene encoding COP9 signalosome complex subunit 7a — its product is MAGESKPTSNPLEQFILLSRNAKGPALTTLISQVLEAPGVFVFGELLETPNIQELANGSHAAYFQLLNLFAYGTYSDYLANKGSLPELTLAQKNKLKHLTIVSLAARMKCIPYSMLLKDLDIKNLRELEDLIIEAIYTDIIQGKLDQRNQLLEVDFCIGRDLQKQDISSIVKTLQEWCDCCQAVLLGIEQQVLRVNQYKEGHTKTQQQVETEVANIKKTLKATASTSTQDPDQHPMDRDTPQLVEQRPSTKKLSKSKSLSSSRH